One Erysipelothrix amsterdamensis DNA window includes the following coding sequences:
- the glpK gene encoding glycerol kinase GlpK encodes MKNYIITLDQGTTSSRAIIFDKESNIIAKAQTETTQIYPKQGWVEQDPMEIWATQSGVLNEVLARAGVGPEEIETIGITNQRETTVVWNKNTGRPIYNAIVWQCRRTASICEDLKQQGLSDYIKKNTGLIIDAYFSGTKVKWILDHVEGAREQANRGELLFGTVDSWLLYNLTGGKVHATDYTNASRTLLYNIKRLEWDQTILNALDIPMSMLPEVFDSSHLYGYTNIQGYQIPISSVVGDQQAALFGQTCFNSGDVKNTYGTGCFLLMNTKDQFVESENGLLTTIAIGLDGNIEYALEGSVFIAGAVIQWLRDELGIIDDASDVEYFAQKVRDCGGVYFVPALTGLGAPYWDMDATGTIFGLTRGTNKNHIIRAALESIAFQSYDIMKAMEEDSKIKIKSLKVDGGASSNNFLMQFQADLLDVNVQRSFTPESTSLGACFLAGLQTGFFKNKDTLIDVRTKNTSWDSKISDDERLKKLSEWHRAIEKTLTQKNTHKMELT; translated from the coding sequence ATGAAGAACTATATTATTACACTTGATCAAGGAACTACGAGTTCACGCGCTATTATTTTCGATAAAGAATCCAACATCATCGCGAAAGCACAGACGGAGACAACCCAGATTTATCCAAAGCAGGGATGGGTAGAACAAGACCCTATGGAGATATGGGCAACACAAAGTGGTGTTCTAAACGAAGTCTTAGCACGGGCAGGGGTTGGACCCGAAGAAATTGAAACGATTGGTATTACAAATCAACGTGAAACGACAGTTGTATGGAATAAGAATACTGGAAGACCAATTTATAATGCCATTGTTTGGCAATGTCGTCGCACTGCTTCCATATGTGAAGATCTAAAGCAACAAGGTTTATCCGACTATATCAAAAAGAATACAGGATTAATAATTGACGCCTACTTTTCAGGAACTAAAGTAAAGTGGATACTTGATCATGTTGAAGGTGCTCGAGAACAAGCAAATCGTGGCGAATTATTGTTTGGGACTGTAGATTCGTGGTTACTTTATAATCTTACTGGTGGTAAAGTTCATGCAACAGACTATACCAATGCTTCAAGAACTTTGTTATACAATATAAAGCGTTTAGAGTGGGATCAGACCATTTTAAACGCGTTGGATATTCCAATGAGCATGTTACCAGAAGTGTTCGACAGCAGTCACTTATATGGCTATACAAACATTCAAGGGTATCAAATTCCAATATCCAGTGTTGTCGGAGATCAACAAGCCGCATTATTTGGTCAAACATGTTTCAATTCTGGAGATGTAAAGAATACTTATGGTACTGGGTGCTTTCTCCTCATGAACACTAAGGACCAATTTGTCGAGAGTGAAAATGGTCTTCTTACTACGATTGCGATTGGTTTGGATGGAAACATTGAATATGCATTAGAAGGTTCGGTGTTTATTGCGGGAGCCGTTATACAGTGGCTACGTGATGAACTGGGTATTATCGATGATGCCTCCGATGTGGAATACTTTGCGCAGAAAGTTCGTGATTGCGGTGGTGTTTATTTTGTTCCAGCACTTACCGGATTGGGTGCACCCTATTGGGATATGGACGCGACCGGTACAATATTTGGTTTAACACGAGGAACAAATAAAAATCATATTATACGAGCTGCTCTAGAATCCATAGCATTCCAAAGCTACGATATAATGAAAGCGATGGAGGAAGATTCAAAAATTAAAATTAAATCTTTAAAAGTTGATGGTGGTGCATCGAGCAATAATTTTTTAATGCAATTTCAAGCTGATCTTTTGGATGTGAATGTTCAACGATCCTTTACTCCTGAGTCTACATCATTAGGTGCATGCTTCTTAGCGGGATTACAAACTGGATTCTTTAAAAACAAAGATACTCTAATAGATGTACGCACAAAAAACACCTCTTGGGATTCTAAAATAAGTGATGATGAACGCTTAAAGAAATTATCTGAATGGCATCGCGCTATAGAAAAAACACTAAC